A genomic window from Paenibacillus antri includes:
- a CDS encoding response regulator, which produces MNPYRVLIVDDHPLARSAVRSILESSSRYVVVGEAGNGMDAYERCGTLRPDLVLMDINMPGWNGLETTRRMKQTYPLVKVVILSVSDDVADLFAAIQFGAQGYLMKNMEPDHWIEYLDSLFEGKDDVSRGMAGKMLRRFRGGAEEERDDDVRLTDREKEILTYIAGGGTNKQIADRLSITENTVKTHIKHLLEKLRLQNRVQLASYAFTKGMQGK; this is translated from the coding sequence ATGAATCCGTATCGCGTATTGATCGTAGACGACCACCCGCTCGCGCGGAGCGCCGTTCGCTCGATCTTGGAGTCCTCTTCCCGATACGTCGTCGTCGGGGAAGCCGGCAACGGCATGGACGCTTACGAGCGGTGCGGAACGCTGCGGCCCGACTTGGTCCTCATGGACATCAACATGCCCGGGTGGAACGGACTGGAGACGACGCGGCGCATGAAGCAGACGTACCCGCTCGTGAAGGTCGTCATTCTCAGCGTGTCGGACGACGTCGCCGACCTGTTCGCGGCCATTCAATTCGGGGCGCAGGGGTATTTGATGAAAAATATGGAGCCGGACCATTGGATCGAATATTTGGACTCTTTGTTCGAGGGGAAGGACGACGTGTCGCGCGGCATGGCCGGGAAGATGCTGCGCCGATTCCGGGGAGGCGCCGAGGAAGAGCGCGACGACGACGTCCGTCTGACGGACCGCGAGAAGGAAATTTTGACCTACATCGCCGGCGGCGGCACGAATAAACAGATCGCGGACCGCCTCTCCATTACCGAAAACACGGTGAAGACGCATATTAAGCACTTGCTCGAGAAGCTCCGGCTGCAGAATCGGGTGCAGCTTGCTTCTTATGCGTTCACGAAGGGCATGCAAGGGAAATAA
- a CDS encoding copper resistance CopC/CopD family protein produces the protein MRAIGRARLWTLVFIILAAAIAVAIPIRAEAHASLIASEPSHGDELDAVPDAVAVTFNERLESRLYFIKVFDAEGNELRTPGARMSDDRKRISVPFPGEAEGRYTVSYSVISADGHPVAGSYFFTVGRDQEAAGSGLPDDPTAGRPDAIFFLVRGVLYVSMLFAVGWVGWGAWIAANADEGVRLRYRRWLRRILLVFLAAQIAYAFVWLRDIRATTWDGALSALVGTSAGTAAVAMLGLTAIGVPLLGRWKLADAGWILLLVTAKSMAGHPWAHDPRGLAIASNGIHLLGAALWAGGLLFLVAFWRRHRDAAAAFAPAFSSAALISVLALAFSGTILTLLYVPKVSYLLDAAWGRLLVAKVCATALVAIAGGLLRRSMRRSGRERALRPLLLLDAGLMLVIAGLASAFTYLNPVPENKTLDWHDMHGTVMVAAQLVPAGEGMHAFRFDVESTDEDGAPPKRVTLLLSSLDRREVASILVPLERSGGDGAYRAEGPYPPFPGRWNVQLRILDANDDETVFEKRWTTY, from the coding sequence ATGAGAGCGATAGGTCGCGCGAGACTATGGACGCTGGTCTTCATCATCTTGGCGGCGGCGATCGCGGTCGCGATTCCGATCCGCGCCGAGGCGCACGCCTCTCTGATCGCGTCCGAGCCGTCCCACGGCGACGAGCTCGACGCCGTTCCGGACGCCGTCGCGGTAACGTTCAACGAACGGCTCGAGAGCCGACTTTATTTTATCAAAGTGTTCGACGCCGAGGGAAACGAACTGCGTACGCCGGGGGCGAGGATGAGCGATGACCGCAAACGCATCTCCGTCCCGTTCCCCGGCGAAGCGGAAGGGCGGTACACGGTATCCTACAGCGTCATATCGGCCGACGGCCATCCCGTCGCGGGCTCCTATTTCTTTACCGTCGGCAGGGATCAGGAAGCCGCGGGTTCGGGTTTGCCCGACGATCCGACGGCGGGACGGCCGGATGCGATCTTTTTCCTCGTCAGAGGGGTGTTGTATGTAAGCATGCTCTTCGCGGTCGGCTGGGTCGGTTGGGGCGCTTGGATCGCCGCGAACGCGGACGAGGGCGTCCGCCTGCGGTACCGGCGCTGGCTCCGGCGCATCCTGCTTGTCTTCCTGGCCGCGCAAATCGCGTATGCGTTCGTTTGGCTGCGCGACATCCGGGCAACGACGTGGGACGGCGCGCTGTCGGCCCTCGTCGGGACCTCCGCCGGGACGGCGGCCGTCGCGATGCTCGGGCTTACGGCGATCGGGGTCCCCCTGCTCGGGCGTTGGAAGCTCGCGGACGCGGGTTGGATCCTGCTCCTCGTTACCGCCAAGAGCATGGCGGGGCACCCATGGGCGCACGACCCGCGAGGACTTGCGATCGCGTCGAACGGCATTCATTTGTTGGGAGCGGCGTTGTGGGCGGGGGGGCTTTTGTTTCTTGTCGCATTTTGGAGAAGGCACCGGGACGCCGCCGCGGCGTTCGCGCCGGCGTTCTCGAGCGCCGCGCTGATTAGCGTCCTGGCGCTTGCCTTCTCGGGCACGATCCTAACCTTGCTGTACGTACCGAAGGTAAGTTATTTGCTGGATGCGGCATGGGGCAGACTGCTCGTCGCGAAGGTGTGCGCCACGGCGTTGGTCGCGATCGCGGGGGGCTTGCTTCGAAGGTCGATGCGGCGGTCCGGCCGCGAGCGGGCGCTTAGGCCGCTGCTCTTGCTGGACGCGGGATTGATGCTCGTCATCGCAGGCTTGGCCAGCGCGTTTACGTACCTGAATCCAGTGCCGGAAAATAAGACCCTCGACTGGCACGACATGCACGGGACGGTCATGGTCGCCGCGCAGCTCGTTCCCGCGGGGGAGGGCATGCACGCGTTCCGGTTCGACGTCGAATCGACGGACGAAGACGGAGCGCCGCCGAAGCGCGTAACGCTGCTGTTGTCCAGCCTCGACCGCAGGGAGGTTGCTTCGATCCTTGTTCCGTTGGAACGTTCCGGCGGCGACGGCGCCTATCGCGCCGAAGGACCGTACCCGCCGTTCCCCGGAAGGTGGAACGTCCAGCTGCGGATTTTGGACGCGAACGACGACGAAACCGTGTTCGAGAAGCGGTGGACCACATATTAA
- a CDS encoding Lrp/AsnC family transcriptional regulator, with protein MDRVDKSIVTLLQEQGRMSFTELGKAVGLSQPAVTERVRRLEDKGILGRYRAVVPPAKINKTTSAFLLFHTKDCDSFLAFCEASPDVVECHRISGQYNYLVKVVTESMASLESFNNASNKYGDSLTMIVMSTPIQSRPLIPVVEEQ; from the coding sequence ATGGATCGCGTCGACAAAAGCATTGTTACCCTGCTTCAAGAGCAAGGGCGGATGTCGTTCACGGAGCTCGGGAAGGCGGTCGGTCTTTCGCAGCCGGCCGTTACGGAACGCGTTCGCCGCTTGGAGGACAAAGGAATTCTCGGCCGCTACCGCGCCGTCGTCCCCCCGGCCAAAATCAACAAGACGACTTCCGCGTTCCTGCTGTTCCATACGAAGGATTGCGACAGCTTTCTTGCGTTCTGCGAAGCGTCCCCCGACGTCGTCGAATGCCACCGCATCAGCGGGCAGTACAACTACCTCGTGAAGGTAGTGACCGAATCGATGGCGTCGCTGGAGTCGTTCAACAACGCCTCGAACAAATACGGCGATTCGCTGACGATGATCGTCATGTCCACGCCGATCCAGTCGAGGCCGCTCATCCCCGTCGTCGAAGAACAATAA
- a CDS encoding YcnI family copper-binding membrane protein: protein MKKGMSLAVACLLSIGLFGGIASAHVTVWPKEVEPGAYEKFAVRVPSEEEATPTVKVEVRIPEEATVSRVEPKPGWTYELATDDTGKVTSVTWTAEGDGLSPTEFAEFYMSGRVGEQAESLVWKAYQSYGDGTVVEWVGAEDAEKPASVTTVRPSGGGESAAAGETGLPLYLSIAALAVACLALVVSFARKPKAGK from the coding sequence ATGAAAAAGGGAATGAGTTTGGCGGTCGCCTGCCTCTTGTCGATCGGATTGTTCGGCGGCATCGCGAGCGCGCACGTCACGGTATGGCCGAAGGAGGTCGAGCCGGGGGCGTACGAGAAGTTCGCGGTTCGCGTGCCGAGCGAGGAGGAAGCGACCCCGACGGTGAAGGTGGAGGTCCGAATTCCGGAGGAGGCGACCGTCTCCCGCGTGGAGCCGAAGCCGGGCTGGACGTACGAGCTGGCGACGGACGATACGGGGAAGGTGACGAGCGTGACCTGGACCGCGGAGGGCGACGGATTGTCTCCGACGGAATTCGCGGAGTTCTATATGTCGGGAAGGGTCGGCGAGCAAGCGGAATCGCTGGTCTGGAAAGCCTACCAGTCGTATGGAGACGGTACGGTCGTCGAGTGGGTAGGCGCCGAAGATGCCGAGAAACCGGCCTCCGTCACGACCGTACGTCCGAGCGGCGGCGGGGAAAGCGCGGCCGCCGGGGAGACCGGCCTTCCGCTCTACCTGTCGATCGCCGCCCTCGCGGTCGCTTGCCTCGCGCTCGTCGTCTCCTTCGCGCGGAAGCCTAAGGCGGGGAAGTAG
- a CDS encoding sensor histidine kinase — translation MTYRTLKLFTILLPPVIIGGFEFIRHDWLISHLSMDMGNVYITALTLLLSYLFATWMFKKIERMNRRLAAAEAERAVFEERERLASELHDNIAQTLFFLNVKLKKGEWAEAESAVAEIDRNVRQAIFNLRSKPDEAGSLAARLRKWLSEWQTASGVDVDLELRIEEQYFTVAEEVLLFGIVQEALTNIRKHSNATKTDIRFVTAPNEWRLTIRDNGTGMRQAPRTENTYGLSLMSDRVRNVGASLEIESLDGQGTNITVRGRKGAAGR, via the coding sequence TTGACGTATCGCACGCTGAAGCTATTTACGATCCTGCTCCCGCCCGTCATTATCGGCGGCTTCGAGTTCATCAGGCATGATTGGCTCATTTCCCACTTGTCGATGGACATGGGCAATGTGTATATTACCGCGCTGACGCTTCTCCTTTCGTATTTGTTCGCGACGTGGATGTTCAAGAAGATCGAGCGGATGAACCGCCGGCTGGCCGCCGCGGAAGCGGAGCGGGCCGTCTTCGAGGAGCGGGAGCGCCTCGCCAGCGAATTGCACGACAATATCGCGCAAACGTTGTTCTTCCTGAACGTAAAATTAAAGAAGGGCGAATGGGCGGAGGCCGAGTCGGCGGTAGCGGAAATCGACCGCAACGTTCGGCAAGCCATATTCAATCTCCGATCCAAGCCCGACGAGGCGGGGTCGCTGGCCGCGCGGCTGCGCAAGTGGCTCTCCGAATGGCAGACGGCGTCCGGCGTCGACGTCGACTTGGAGCTTCGGATCGAAGAGCAATACTTTACGGTCGCCGAGGAGGTGCTGCTGTTCGGGATCGTGCAGGAGGCGCTGACGAACATTCGCAAGCATTCGAACGCGACGAAGACGGATATTCGCTTCGTTACGGCTCCGAACGAGTGGCGCCTGACCATTCGAGACAACGGAACGGGCATGCGGCAAGCGCCCCGGACCGAGAACACGTACGGGCTGTCGCTCATGAGCGACCGGGTCAGGAACGTAGGAGCCTCGCTCGAGATCGAATCTCTAGACGGGCAAGGGACGAACATTACCGTGCGTGGGCGGAAAGGAGCGGCGGGGAGATGA
- a CDS encoding glycoside hydrolase family 2 protein, with amino-acid sequence MSTLSYYRPVDGKRYLDEVQDEAYASSSLHGDALIEAESRIPRRTAIVEPASGAMPAHRAERLCLSGAWRMIDCDPADPGDPAPNTGWFGRRAKASPGMIEKWYAPGFDRSAWHEVQVPTTVQKALVELGLLEDPLWNTNTIDELEAHGEPKERPLWFRRTRVERRDWWFAKTFETPPAWRGKRLTLRFDGLDYSGTVFFNGASLGHHKGMFGGPDLDITGLIRYDGPNELVMRIDQAPESWNGLLKGSPGFGWHYGHLISMGIWRDVWVQAEPDVAIVDPYVATASIEGGAAKLRIAFAADSRSADRATVVVEGDIRRKGAPADAASALRFRSAVEASYGRNEFEADVELPDPALWWPVGYGDPALYTLTLAVRDAEDAAEAVDAIAVDFGVRTIELRPFADTAPETEYRWQFVVNGVPMFIKGANWCWPDPMLEQNEALYERLLELARRGNVQMLRAWGGGLVEGDFFYRMCDEKGIMVYQEFPLCWGPPDSPHTDLGVLDRQVTRSVKRLRSHPSLVMWGGGNENGPHGGADEGLFLVGRRCRRFDPSRPYHRTDPWGGSVHNWHVYHFGEPMDAATLAMPSVMYGEYGIPSMPNRDSCLRYVPEEALASWPPTEDSRGLLAHSHQFSLKDVIKVMRYGAYGPIRDWDDYIAYSQTAQGETLRFTAEIQRAGAGVTKSGFWYYKFTDLFPGHSWGIIDYYGTPKLSYYRAMQACRPRSAFATYAKMNGWAAGETFEAGIHAANETRETLDGASVSATLYGSDLIELWSNRYEGLTLAPNAVVSVDRVAIALAEDERIRPFLLAVALRAADGSLVADQWYWFNAQAKSEELLAFEGRHTGNAENEYPGEQAAEAFDLYASLPDAPMRRLPEARLEWSLERSADGTAGEIRIRNVGAVPAVRVTIEGFPDDDWGSYLGDNDLGLYPGEARGIPFQTRRECPLDGISVGAWNAPRI; translated from the coding sequence ATGTCCACCTTATCCTATTATCGTCCCGTCGACGGAAAGCGGTACCTCGACGAGGTTCAGGACGAAGCATACGCAAGCTCCTCGCTGCACGGGGACGCGCTCATCGAGGCGGAGAGCCGCATTCCGCGCCGGACGGCGATCGTCGAGCCGGCGAGCGGCGCCATGCCGGCGCATCGAGCGGAGCGGCTCTGTCTGTCCGGCGCCTGGCGCATGATCGACTGCGATCCGGCCGATCCGGGCGACCCCGCGCCGAACACGGGGTGGTTCGGTCGAAGAGCGAAGGCGAGTCCGGGCATGATCGAGAAGTGGTACGCGCCGGGGTTCGACCGCAGCGCGTGGCACGAGGTGCAGGTGCCTACGACGGTGCAGAAGGCGCTCGTCGAGCTCGGGCTGCTCGAAGATCCGCTGTGGAACACGAATACGATCGACGAGCTCGAGGCGCATGGCGAACCGAAGGAGCGTCCGCTCTGGTTCCGCCGCACGCGCGTCGAACGCCGGGACTGGTGGTTCGCGAAGACGTTCGAGACGCCGCCCGCGTGGCGGGGCAAGCGGCTGACGCTGCGCTTCGACGGGCTCGATTATTCCGGCACCGTCTTCTTCAACGGCGCGTCGCTCGGCCACCACAAGGGGATGTTCGGCGGACCGGACCTCGACATTACCGGCTTGATCCGTTACGACGGGCCGAACGAGCTCGTCATGCGCATCGACCAGGCGCCTGAGTCGTGGAACGGCTTGCTGAAGGGCAGCCCCGGCTTCGGATGGCACTACGGGCATCTGATCTCCATGGGCATCTGGAGGGACGTGTGGGTACAGGCGGAGCCGGACGTCGCGATCGTCGATCCGTACGTCGCGACGGCGTCGATCGAAGGCGGCGCCGCGAAGCTCCGGATCGCGTTCGCGGCGGACAGCCGCTCGGCCGACCGCGCGACGGTCGTCGTCGAAGGCGACATCCGCCGCAAGGGGGCGCCGGCGGACGCCGCGTCGGCGCTGCGGTTCCGGAGCGCCGTCGAGGCGAGCTACGGCCGGAACGAGTTCGAGGCAGACGTCGAGCTGCCGGACCCGGCGCTCTGGTGGCCGGTCGGTTACGGCGACCCGGCGTTATATACGTTGACGCTGGCCGTGCGCGACGCCGAAGACGCGGCGGAGGCGGTCGACGCGATCGCCGTCGACTTCGGCGTGCGCACGATCGAGCTGCGCCCCTTCGCGGACACGGCGCCGGAGACCGAATACCGCTGGCAGTTCGTCGTGAACGGCGTCCCGATGTTCATTAAGGGCGCGAATTGGTGCTGGCCGGACCCGATGCTGGAGCAGAACGAAGCGTTGTACGAGCGACTGCTCGAGCTGGCTCGCCGCGGCAACGTGCAGATGCTCCGCGCTTGGGGCGGAGGGCTGGTGGAAGGGGACTTCTTCTACCGGATGTGCGACGAGAAGGGCATTATGGTGTATCAAGAGTTCCCGTTATGTTGGGGTCCTCCCGATTCGCCGCATACGGACCTCGGCGTCTTGGACCGTCAGGTGACGCGATCGGTGAAGCGGCTGCGCAGCCATCCGTCGCTCGTCATGTGGGGCGGCGGCAACGAGAACGGCCCGCACGGCGGCGCCGACGAAGGCTTGTTCCTGGTCGGACGCCGCTGCCGCCGGTTCGATCCGTCGCGTCCGTACCATCGCACCGACCCGTGGGGCGGCAGCGTGCACAATTGGCACGTCTACCATTTCGGCGAGCCGATGGACGCGGCGACGCTCGCCATGCCGTCGGTCATGTACGGCGAGTACGGCATTCCGAGCATGCCGAATCGAGACAGCTGCCTTCGCTACGTGCCGGAGGAGGCGCTGGCGTCGTGGCCGCCGACGGAAGACAGTCGGGGGCTGCTGGCGCACTCTCACCAGTTCAGCTTGAAGGACGTCATCAAGGTGATGCGCTACGGCGCGTACGGTCCGATCCGCGATTGGGACGACTACATCGCTTACTCGCAGACGGCGCAGGGGGAGACGCTGCGGTTTACCGCGGAAATCCAGCGCGCCGGGGCGGGCGTAACGAAGTCGGGATTTTGGTATTACAAATTCACGGATCTGTTCCCGGGGCATTCTTGGGGGATCATCGATTACTACGGAACGCCGAAGCTGTCGTATTACCGAGCGATGCAGGCGTGCCGGCCGCGTTCGGCTTTCGCGACGTACGCGAAGATGAACGGCTGGGCGGCGGGGGAGACGTTCGAGGCCGGCATTCATGCGGCGAACGAGACGCGGGAGACGCTGGACGGCGCATCGGTGAGCGCGACGCTGTACGGCAGCGACCTGATCGAGCTGTGGTCGAACCGGTACGAAGGACTGACGCTCGCGCCGAATGCGGTCGTCTCGGTCGATCGCGTCGCCATAGCGCTGGCCGAGGATGAGCGGATCCGGCCGTTCCTGCTGGCGGTGGCGCTGCGGGCCGCGGACGGCTCGCTCGTCGCGGACCAATGGTATTGGTTCAACGCGCAGGCGAAGTCGGAGGAGCTGCTCGCGTTCGAAGGGCGTCACACCGGCAACGCGGAAAACGAATACCCCGGCGAACAAGCCGCCGAAGCGTTCGACTTGTACGCGAGCCTGCCGGACGCGCCGATGCGGCGCTTGCCCGAAGCGCGGCTGGAGTGGTCGCTCGAGCGCAGCGCCGACGGAACCGCGGGCGAGATACGTATCCGCAACGTCGGCGCGGTCCCGGCGGTGCGGGTAACGATCGAGGGCTTCCCCGACGACGACTGGGGCAGCTACCTCGGCGACAACGACCTCGGCTTGTATCCGGGCGAAGCGCGCGGGATCCCGTTCCAGACGAGGCGCGAATGCCCGTTGGACGGCATCTCCGTCGGAGCGTGGAACGCGCCGCGGATCTAA
- the namA gene encoding NADPH dehydrogenase NamA encodes MSLLFTPTEIRGLSLKNRIMMSPMGTTAAGADGKVTDWHLLHYGDRALGQVGLIMLEVHAVMEDGRDEGSLGLWSDEHVPMHRRLVDLLHAQGSKVGVQLWHAGRKTNVPGKAVSASGLSSGGRSSRALTIEEIEEVVRSFGAAAVRAAEAGFDAIELHAAHGYLLNDFLSSYTNRRTDRYGGTREKRYRLLQEVIEAVRSVWNGPLFVRVSANEYGPEGNGIEDSVFFAKRMKAQGVDLIDVSSGGVYPEKPKVYPGYQVPYAETIRAEAGIPTAAVGLVTTGLQAEEILRNGRADLVAVGRELLRDPFWPRRAAEQLGVRIEEPAPYRGFWFPDRAPAAAE; translated from the coding sequence ATGAGCTTGCTCTTCACGCCGACGGAAATCCGCGGCTTATCCTTAAAAAATCGAATTATGATGTCTCCGATGGGAACGACGGCCGCGGGCGCGGACGGGAAGGTCACCGATTGGCATCTGCTCCACTACGGAGATAGAGCGCTCGGGCAGGTCGGACTGATTATGCTGGAGGTTCATGCGGTCATGGAGGACGGGAGGGACGAGGGCTCGCTCGGACTGTGGAGCGACGAACACGTGCCGATGCACAGGAGGCTCGTCGACCTGCTGCATGCGCAAGGCTCCAAGGTCGGCGTACAGCTGTGGCACGCCGGCCGGAAGACGAACGTGCCCGGCAAGGCGGTGTCGGCGTCGGGGCTGTCCTCCGGCGGGCGATCGTCGCGAGCGCTTACGATCGAGGAGATCGAGGAGGTCGTTCGATCGTTCGGCGCGGCGGCGGTCCGCGCCGCCGAAGCCGGGTTCGACGCGATCGAGCTGCATGCGGCGCACGGCTACTTGCTGAACGACTTCCTCTCCTCCTACACGAACCGAAGGACGGATCGGTACGGCGGCACGCGGGAGAAGCGGTATCGGCTGCTCCAAGAAGTCATTGAAGCGGTGCGCTCCGTCTGGAACGGTCCGCTGTTCGTCCGCGTGTCGGCGAACGAATACGGCCCGGAAGGGAACGGCATCGAGGACAGCGTCTTTTTCGCGAAGCGGATGAAGGCGCAAGGCGTCGACTTGATCGACGTCAGCAGCGGCGGCGTCTACCCGGAGAAGCCGAAGGTGTATCCGGGGTACCAAGTGCCGTACGCCGAGACGATCCGCGCGGAGGCGGGCATTCCGACCGCGGCGGTCGGGCTCGTCACGACCGGGCTGCAAGCCGAGGAAATATTGCGGAACGGGCGCGCGGATCTTGTGGCCGTCGGCCGGGAGCTGCTGCGCGACCCGTTCTGGCCGAGGCGGGCGGCGGAGCAGCTCGGCGTCCGCATCGAGGAGCCGGCGCCGTACCGCGGCTTCTGGTTCCCGGACCGCGCGCCCGCGGCGGCGGAATAA
- a CDS encoding serine hydrolase domain-containing protein: MGIGAALPRSAPEAQGVRSGAIEAFLDEVRERKSELHSFMLVRHGRVVAEGWWSPYRAADRHMLFSLSKSFTSTAVGFALSEGLLSLEDRVVGFFGEEDLPADVSPSLAEMRVRDLLMMGTGHAAEPTLHGATDGNWAKAFLSAPVEFAPGTKFVYNSGATYMLSAILRRATGQSLLEYLDSRLLAPLGIVGATWESCPRGIAVGGWGLSVTTEDIAKFGQLYLQRGVWNGRQLLPYGWAEEASRKHISNGDGGDSDWAQGYGYQFWRCRHGAYRGDGAFGQFCVVLPEQDAVLAITSGTNDMQAVLNAAWDTLLPAMAAEALPADAAAADALASRLGALRLDPPPASSSPSGERLLDGRTYALEPNWAELASIGFEFPDGGQPTVVIGARGGDGRLPIGRGAWSEGETRFHSNAPERVVGAYAWRDERTLEIAIRFVETPFAHTLACRVKGDDAEELELELTPNVSFGKREAAPIRGTRK, from the coding sequence ATGGGAATCGGAGCGGCGTTGCCGCGGAGCGCGCCCGAGGCGCAAGGCGTTCGGTCCGGCGCGATCGAAGCGTTCTTGGACGAGGTGCGGGAACGGAAGTCGGAGCTGCACAGCTTCATGCTGGTGCGGCACGGCCGCGTCGTCGCGGAGGGCTGGTGGTCGCCGTACCGGGCGGCGGATCGGCATATGTTGTTTTCGCTTAGCAAGAGCTTTACGTCTACGGCGGTGGGCTTCGCGCTGTCGGAAGGATTGTTGTCGCTGGAGGACCGGGTCGTCGGGTTTTTCGGCGAGGAGGATTTGCCGGCTGACGTTTCTCCGAGTTTGGCGGAGATGCGCGTCCGGGATTTGCTCATGATGGGGACGGGACATGCCGCCGAGCCGACGCTGCACGGGGCGACCGACGGCAATTGGGCGAAGGCGTTCCTGTCGGCGCCGGTGGAGTTCGCCCCCGGGACGAAATTCGTGTACAACAGCGGCGCGACGTACATGCTGTCCGCGATTTTGCGCCGCGCGACGGGTCAGTCGCTGCTGGAATACTTAGACAGCCGTCTGCTGGCGCCGCTCGGCATCGTAGGCGCCACGTGGGAGTCGTGCCCGCGCGGCATCGCCGTCGGCGGCTGGGGGCTCAGCGTGACGACGGAGGATATCGCCAAGTTCGGCCAGCTGTACTTGCAGCGAGGCGTCTGGAACGGGCGGCAGCTGCTGCCGTACGGCTGGGCGGAGGAGGCGAGCCGCAAGCACATCTCGAACGGAGACGGCGGGGACAGCGACTGGGCGCAAGGCTACGGCTACCAATTCTGGCGATGCCGGCACGGCGCGTATCGAGGGGACGGGGCGTTCGGGCAGTTTTGCGTCGTGCTGCCGGAGCAGGACGCCGTTCTCGCGATTACGAGCGGGACGAACGATATGCAAGCCGTTCTGAACGCGGCATGGGACACGCTGCTGCCGGCGATGGCGGCGGAGGCGCTGCCGGCGGACGCCGCCGCGGCCGACGCGTTGGCGTCGCGCCTCGGGGCGCTGCGGCTGGATCCGCCGCCGGCGTCGTCGTCGCCGAGCGGCGAGCGGCTGCTCGACGGCCGAACGTACGCGCTCGAGCCGAACTGGGCGGAGCTCGCCTCGATCGGCTTCGAGTTTCCCGACGGCGGGCAACCGACCGTCGTCATCGGCGCGCGCGGGGGCGACGGCCGCCTGCCGATCGGGCGCGGCGCATGGAGCGAGGGCGAGACGCGCTTCCACTCGAACGCGCCGGAGCGCGTCGTCGGCGCGTACGCATGGCGGGACGAGCGAACGCTCGAGATCGCGATCCGCTTCGTCGAGACGCCGTTCGCGCACACGCTCGCGTGCCGCGTGAAGGGCGACGACGCCGAGGAGCTCGAGCTCGAGCTTACGCCGAACGTGTCGTTCGGGAAACGGGAGGCGGCTCCGATTCGCGGGACGCGCAAGTAA